The sequence below is a genomic window from Ignavibacteriales bacterium.
ACAATGCTATAGGCACAGCCTCAGAAGAACCCCGCGAAACATTCTGGGGATTGGAACACAACCCCGGTGGTGTCCCCTCATTCGATGCCTGGCTCTACATAGATCAGGTACAGGTCAGCACCCAACGCATCGGAAACTGAACTCTCTTTTACATTATCATCTGAACATAACATTAACAACTAAACTCAAAAATAAACCTGTAAGCATTTGAATTAAAATTTTCTTTTGTACTTACAGGCTAATTTTTTACATCAGTCCAAGTTTAGGCAAACGCTCAGCCAAAATGCTGCGCCTTTTGAAATCGCTATTGCCCAAACTATTTGTCATATTTTTTAATAGTTAATAGGCCTTAAAAAAAATTAATTGACAACTATCCATTAATTTATTATTCTTAATTAGTTAGTTCATTAAACTTGAATATTATATGCTTCTTTTGGAAGGTTTCTATTATGTCTACAAAAATAGTCTTACCTCGCACAATATTATTCTTCTTATTAATCATATTTTGTTCATGTACAGCAAAGATAGATTTAAACGAAGAAGATACTTTAGTAATCAGAAAAAGCTTTGAAGACCTTAAAGCTGGTATGGAAAGCATTAGTAAAGTGGATCCTTTCGCATTAAATAAAATCCTTGATGAAAATAATACTCTTCGTCAGCAGCTTGAGTTATATCAAAAACAACTTAATTCATTTGGCGCAATTGGTGGCAGCGTAATTATTAATCCACAAAATCGTGTCTTTTTTAAAATTGTTGGTTATAGCGGTTCTTTTAGAATTGATGCTTGGGTAAATGATTCATCAAATAAGTTTATTAAAAATGGATATTTACTTGATACAGATAAGCACTTAGATTTGAAGTTTGATTTAGCCACCAAAATGATTGAAGTAGCGGGGATTGATGCTTGGCGGGAAGCTACAGGGAAGAGTATGGACGGTTGGTTATGGGATTGCAGAGACGGCTGTCAGGGTCATACTCAGGATAAGATTTTTGATGCCAAATCTCGCTTTACGAGTAAAGTAAACAATGTACGTCATTCAATAGATAATGAATATGAGACTAAAGTGGATGCAGCATTTACTCAATTTTTAAAATCCCCTTTTCCACTTCCATCGGGTTCACTTTCAGTTCCGCAAGCTATAGATAGGCGTTTGCAAAATTCTGGTGGTTATCATTCCATTTTTGTGCAGCTGACACCCACTGAATTAGATCGCAAACAAATGTGGGCAATTGAATTTGAAACTTATGTTTTAATTAATAACGAACGTTCTGAACTTATAGGCTTTACTCGGATAGATAGTTCCACAGATTCGAGTTGGGTTCTAAATACACCTTCAAACCCTGTAAATGTATGTACGTTTTTTGTCAAAGTAACCGAGTAAAATTTTTAGCAGTATTAAGGCTTTATCCCATTACAGTGTTTTCAATTTATCTCTTATTATTTTTATTTTTTTATTCTTTTAGCCAATCCAACTTTAATTTCCTACTTCTCCTCTTTATTATTCATTTTTCAATCTTGCGTTTTTTTATCAATTATAACAACACCAAAAATGTTTTTGCCCCTTACATACAATTTGTTATTAGGCAGTCCCAACTTAACATCTGTAGTTAGCGGCAGTCGTCATTCTAACCGAACCTGGTAAAGGCAAAAAGATAATACCAACCACTTTGTTCACCGGCATTACTTTTCGCCTTTACTTCTCTCAGTAAATCAAAAACAAAGGAAATGGTTAAGGGTCAAAAACAGTTTTTTTTGCACGGGTGAAGTGCACCCTTGCGGCGTTATCAACAAATAAAAAGGAGTGAGTTATGATGGAAGTAAAAGAAACAAAAAACACAGTTGATGAGAAGGAAATACCTTCTCACAACTGCAAACAGCACCGCAGAGTTTTAGAGGAAACCCACGGTTTAAATAGTTTGCACAATATCACTGTTGCGCGTGTTTGGCAGTGTGAAATCTGCGGGAAGAAATATGAACAGTATGATCCGAAGGGTTTATAATATGAAAGTTTATGAATCATCAATAGCCAAAAACATCGGGGACTTTAAAAAAGTCCCTGAGATTAAAATCAAAAATATTAAGCTGCTTAATTCCGGTTTTGAAATCGGGAAAGAGTATCAGGTAATTTATGAAGAAGGTAAAATTATTCTGGTGTTAGTTGTTACTCATCAGGAAGTGAAGTAATTTCAGTTTAAGTTTATGCAAATCAATAAATCACATATTTTAACAATAAAAAAAATCGACACAGTTAGGGGTTACTCCCTACTCACTCCCTACCCTGTCAGCCCGAATTTTCAAATTCTCAAAAATAAAAAACCCTCAAAACAATCTGTTTTAAGGGTTTCTAAGAGCTGGCTATGGGACTCGAACCCGCGACCTGCTGATTACAAATCAGCTGCTCTACCAACTGAGCTAAGCCAGCATTTTTGTGTGCCAAAACTAATATAATTTGTTGTGCTTTGCAAGAATCCGGTTTGGAAAAATTATTATTCCTTTACACTCTCGCTAAAATTTTTTGTGGTTGAGTAAACTTTAAATTGAACCATCTTCTGCCTCAATTTTTTTATCAGTTCAAAATTTAGTTCTTCGAATTCAAGTTTATCACCAGGATTAAGTATCCTGCCGCTTCGATAAGCAACAAAACCGGAAACAGTATTATACTCATCAGATTCAGGCAGGTTAATATTAAATACTTCATTGAAATCTTCTATGAACATTGATCCCAACACATAGTATTCGCCGGTTTTTAGTCTATTATATTCTGGTAGTTCTGATTTTGTATTATCACCTAGCTTGCCTACAATTTCTTCGATGATATCTTCCATTGTTATTACTCCTTCTGTACCGCCGTATTCATCTGTAACAATTGCAAGACGTTCACCACGCTTTTGCATCTCTTTCAGTATCTCAGATATCAGTTTTGTTTCCGGAATAAAATATACAGGGCGAATTAATTTTTTAAAATCGATTTCGTCTTTACTCAAAATTACTTTCATCAGATCTTTTGTGTGAATTGAACCCACGATATTATCGCTTGTTTCTTCAAATGCAGGAATCACAGAGTGACCGGATTTAAGAACTTCATTTACAAGATTTTCATTTTGCTCAGAAATATCAATCGCTATCATATCTGTGCGAGGTATCATAACTTCATTAGCACGCAGATCAGTGAACTCAAAAATATTGTTAATGATTTCATGTTCTGTTTTATCTATTGCCCCGGACTTAACTCCTTCGGATAAAATAATCCGTATTTCATCTTCTGAAAGTCTTGATTGTGAAAAATTTGTTCTTTCACGGAACAACATCAAAAATAAATTACTCACAAAGGTTACATACTTTACAGGCAGGTACATTAAAGCAGATAATAGCAGAAGGGTTTTTACTGATTTTCTTCCTATACTATCTGAGTATTTAAATCCAAGCGCTTTAGGGATCAGTATTCCACAGGTAAGAATAAAAAATGATGAAATTGAAATCGAAATAAAAAAGGTTATAAGCAATTGGTTTATTAATCCTATACCGTAATCAGATAGAAATGTTTCAGAATAATATCCCGCTAACAAAAAAGTTATAACAACATTGATAAGATGAAGCAGTGTTGTACTTACCTGAAGCGTTCCGAAAAATGCTTCGGGGTTTGCCTGAATTTTTTTGAATGAAACTGTTAACTTTTCTCCCCTCTCTTCCATTTCTTCAATTTTATTTGCACCGAATGATGCAATGGCAACTTCAGATGCCGATAACATTGCTATGGCAATAAGATCAATTACAAAAAATATTATAAGCAGGGTTGTATCCATCTCTTTGACTGATTATTTAAATATCTGCAGCAATAATAATGAATTTTTTCTTTTGTTTTAATCTCATTTACGGCTGATTGATTGACTTCCATTTATTAAATTCAATTATCAAAAATAAATTTTGTTATAATGTGAAACCTATACAGATAAAAATTGAAGAAAAAAAAATTCTTATCATTAAATGGGATGAGAGTTTACAATCGAAAATATCTTTAAAATACCTTAGGGACGAATGTCCCTGCGCCGGTTGTAAAGGTGAAACAATTTTATTACACACATACCGCCCGCCTAAGCCGACTATGTTTTCACCGGAAATGTACCTGATAAAAAATATTGAAGTCGTTGGTGATTACGCAGTGCAAATAACATGGAAAGATGGTCACAATACCGGAATTTATACCTGGGATTATCTTCGTCAGCTTGAGAAAGACCAGGATGACAACAAGAATCAAAACTATGATACTTTACTTTGATGCTAACAAATAATGAAATTAAATATTATTCATCACTGCTTCAGAAAAAATTCCGGCAGCAGGAAAAAAAATTTATTTTTGAAGGATTAAAAATCGTTGAAGAAGGACTGAACTCTGATTTCAAATGTGAGGTTGTTTTACTGACACATGCTTTTGTTGAAAGTAATCATGAAATTTTATCCTCACTTTCAAAAAAGAAAATTCGCGCAGAAGTTTTAAAAGAAGAACAATTCAGGAAACTTTCTGATACTGAATCCCCGCAAGGGATAGCTGCTGTATTTAATTTTTTCAAGCCTGATTATTCATCAGATAAAATCCTAAAAGAGAACTTAATTATTTACCTTGATAACATTTCAGATCCCGGCAACCTGGGAACAATTATTCGTACAGCAGATTGGTTTGGTGTAAAAATTATTTTATTAAGCCCGGATTGCGTTGAACTTTATAATCCAAAAGTTATAAGAGCAAGCATGGGTTCAATTTTCCATCTGGATATAATAGAAGATTTTAGAATACCCAAATTAAAATCACTTTCAGAAAAATTTAAAATTATCCTGACTGACACCTTCGGAAAGAACTTATATGAGGTCAATTTTCCCGAGAATAAAATCTTAGTATTCAGCAATGAGGGAAACGGACCTTCACTCGAAATTCAGGAAATTGCTTATGAAAGAATAACTATACCAAAGTACGGTAACGCCGAATCATTAAATGTTGCAAGTGCCGCAGCGGTAGTGCTGAGTCAAATATTGGGTACGAACTGATTGGAGGATTATTTTTTAGTTCTTTACAATTTGCATTTCACAATTACAATATCTCTTTAGCCCGCTTTAATGCTTCATCTATATTCGAGTGAATATTTTTTTCACCGATCATTTTCAACAGACCGGAATTTTCAAAAGCGATTAATGGTTGTGCATGTACTCCTGAAAAAATTACTTCAGTTCCATTTTTTCTTGATGAATGAAGAATATCTTCAAGTACATGTAAACCTGTTGAATCAATTGCGGGAACATTCCGCATCCTTATGATCATAATCTTTGGAGGATTTTCTATTTGTACGACTGCTTCTTTAAACTTCTCTACTGCGCCAAAAAAGAATGGTCCGTTAATTTCATATACTTCAACACCG
It includes:
- a CDS encoding DUF971 domain-containing protein gives rise to the protein MKPIQIKIEEKKILIIKWDESLQSKISLKYLRDECPCAGCKGETILLHTYRPPKPTMFSPEMYLIKNIEVVGDYAVQITWKDGHNTGIYTWDYLRQLEKDQDDNKNQNYDTLL
- a CDS encoding HlyC/CorC family transporter, with the protein product MDTTLLIIFFVIDLIAIAMLSASEVAIASFGANKIEEMEERGEKLTVSFKKIQANPEAFFGTLQVSTTLLHLINVVITFLLAGYYSETFLSDYGIGLINQLLITFFISISISSFFILTCGILIPKALGFKYSDSIGRKSVKTLLLLSALMYLPVKYVTFVSNLFLMLFRERTNFSQSRLSEDEIRIILSEGVKSGAIDKTEHEIINNIFEFTDLRANEVMIPRTDMIAIDISEQNENLVNEVLKSGHSVIPAFEETSDNIVGSIHTKDLMKVILSKDEIDFKKLIRPVYFIPETKLISEILKEMQKRGERLAIVTDEYGGTEGVITMEDIIEEIVGKLGDNTKSELPEYNRLKTGEYYVLGSMFIEDFNEVFNINLPESDEYNTVSGFVAYRSGRILNPGDKLEFEELNFELIKKLRQKMVQFKVYSTTKNFSESVKE
- a CDS encoding RNA methyltransferase, coding for MLTNNEIKYYSSLLQKKFRQQEKKFIFEGLKIVEEGLNSDFKCEVVLLTHAFVESNHEILSSLSKKKIRAEVLKEEQFRKLSDTESPQGIAAVFNFFKPDYSSDKILKENLIIYLDNISDPGNLGTIIRTADWFGVKIILLSPDCVELYNPKVIRASMGSIFHLDIIEDFRIPKLKSLSEKFKIILTDTFGKNLYEVNFPENKILVFSNEGNGPSLEIQEIAYERITIPKYGNAESLNVASAAAVVLSQILGTN